The DNA window AGAGCAAGGTCTAGAACCGATTAAAGAGCATTTGCTTATTACTCGCTACGTACCTGAACGTGTTGCACGTGGCGATATGTTAAGTGTTGAAAACATCACTGAAATTTTAGCCGTACCGCTTGCTGGTGTCATCCCTGAATCGGGTGCCGTATTAAAAGCATCGAACTGTGGTCAACCTGTGATCCTTGATACAGAAAGTGATGCTGGACAAGCATACGCAGATACTGTTGCGAGAATTTTAGGCGAAGAGCGCGAATTTCGTTTTCTTGAAGTAGAAAAGAAAGGTTTTTTAAGCAGAATCTTTGGAGGTTAAATGTCGTTACTTGATTATTTTCGCACATCTAAACCGGATGTGTCATCTGCTAATTTAGCGAAAGATCGCTTACAAATAATTGTTGCACATGAACGTAACTTACGTGACAACACGCCTGATTATTTACCACAGTTAAAGCTGGATATACTTGAAGTGATCAAAAAGTATGTTGCCGTAACATCAGATCAAGTTCATGTACAACTTGACCAAAGAGATAACAACCTTTCAGTTTTAGAACTAAACGTGACTCTCTCTGAAGACCACTAAGAATTAAGCAAGTGTACAACACCATGTACACTTGCTATTACTTATTACTTATTACTTATTACTTATTAGCCATTAAACCTTCGAACAAGCTATTACCTATCAGCTCAGCTCGCCAATTACTTAATAAAATAGGTTTACTACCGACAGCACGCTCAGCCTCAGTCAATTTCCACACCCAGTTTAATAATTCGTTGATGATTTTCTTTGAACCAATTAGCTCCGCTGGAATATTCGTTTTTTCAGCCACTACAGCAATCTTATTACGTATTCCTAGCACTATTTTTTTATAGCCTGGATAATCAGAAATTCGCGTTAACGGTTCAGGTAATGCTTCATCAGAAAGACTTTGAGCTTGTTTAACAAGATCGATGATCTGTTTACCGTGACGTTTAATCTCGATAGGAAGCAGCCCTAACTGATTTAAATCCCGTAATGATTTAGGCTGCTGCTTTGCAACTTCCAGAAGGTGGGCTTCTTTAACTACAAAATTAACCGCCATATCACGATTAACCGCATTGTCCTCTCGCCACTCAGCCAGCGCTTGTAAGGTTGCAAGTTCACGAGGTGATAGAAATGATGCGTTTTTGAATTGTTTATAGACTGTTTTAGGGTTCTTGTTAACCATCTTACGACGACGTAAGTTATCTAGCTCTTGCAAATAAAAATCGTAATAGCCAAGTTCATCAAGTTTGGATTTTAATTCATGCCAACATGGCAGTAAATGATACACATCAGCAGCGGCATAACTTAGCTGCTTAGTTGTTAATGGCCGTGCTAACCAGTTAGAACGAGATTCACCTTTATCTAACGTGATATTTTGAAATTCAGAAACTAAGCCACCAAAACCGAGGGAAGAACCAAGTCCACAAAATGCTGCTGCAATTTGTGTATCATGAAAAAAATCAGGAAATTTGTTTGCAACAGTCATGAATACATCGAGGTCTTCAGAACAAGCGTGAAGAACAACGGGTTGACGGTCGAGGAGTTGCCATAATGCGCTTAGATCATCAATCGCGAGTGGATCGACTAAATAGGTTTCAGTACCGTTATATAACTGAAACAATCCTAAAATTGGGTAATAAGTACGCTGTCTGATAAACTCAGTGTCGATAGCTAAAATTTCAACTTCCGCACATTGAGCTATCATCTTCTGCAATGTTATTTGATCTTCAACTAAAATATATTCCACTTATAACCTCAAAAAAAAGCCACTTTCTTACAATTTAGAAAGTGGCTTAATTTTAGCGAAATATATTACTAATTATAAGTGTTTTATTACTTTAAATTAGATCTAGTACTAATCGCGTAATTCACGGCGTAAAATCTTACCTACGTTACTCTTAGGTAATTCATCACGGAATTCAATGATACGAGGAATTTTATACGCAGTAAGGTGCTCACGACAATGCGCAATAATCTCTTCTTTCGAAATTTCACCTTTCTTAACAACAAAGATCTTCACAGTTTCGCCTGATGACTCATGAGGAACACCAATAGCGGCGGCTTCAAGGATGTTGTCATTTAGCGTTAGTACGTCTTCGATTTCGTTAGGGAATACGTTAAAGCCTGACACAAGGATCATATCTTTTTTACGGTCAACGATGTAGAAGAAACCATCTTCATCCATACGAGCGATATCACCTGTGTTTAACCAGCCATCAGCAGTCATCACTTCAGCTGTGTCTTGTGGACGCTGCCAATAACCCTGCATAACTTGAGGACCACGAACTTGCATTTCACCAACTGCGCCAGGTTTTGTTAAAACGCCACCATCTTCATCAATGATACGAACATCCGTCGATGATACAGGTAAACCGATTGAACCATTGTATTCATGTAGATCGTAAGGATTTACAGTTACAAGCGGTGAACATTCAGTTAAACCATAACCTTCAAGTAAATGATTGCCTGTGATTTTTTTCCACTTTTCAGCTACAGAACGTTGAACAGCCATACCGCCACCAACTGAAAGCTTTAATCCAGAAAAATTAATCTTTGCGAATGTGTCATCATTCACAAGTGCATTGAACAAGGTATTTACACCTGTAATTGCAGTTGGTTTATGCTCGTCAATTTCCTTGATTAACGCAGGAAGATCGCGAGGATTAGTAATAAGAATATTCTTACCACCACTCAAGAAGAACAACAAACCATTCACTGTTAATGCAAATACATGATACAGCGGTAATGCCGTAATAACGGTTTCAGTGCCACGGTCAATAATACTACCGTATGCACCTTCTGCCTGTAATACGTTAGCAAGCATATTTTTGTGCGTTAATACTGCACCTTTAGATACACCAGTAGTACCACCTGTATATTGAAGGAAGGCAATATCATCAAAACCAGTTTCAACTTTAGCAAAATTCATTGAACGACCTTTATTCAACACACGGTTGAATGAGATCGCATTTGGTAAACTAAACTTAGGTACCATTTTCTTCACGTACTTAACAACTAAGTTTGTGATAACAGCTTTAACTGGAGAGAACAGGTCGCCTAACTGCGTCAAAATCACATGTTCAACAGGTGTATCTTTAATCACCTTTTCTAACACACTTGCAAAGTTTGAGATGATGACAATTGCTTTAGCACCGGAATCATTTAACTGATGTTTTAATTCACGCGGTGTATATAAAGGATTTACATTAACAATTACTAAACCCGCACGTAATACACCAAATAAGGCAATTGGGTATTGAAGTAAGTTTGGCATCATTAACGCGACACGGTCGCCTTTATTTAATTTAAGCTCGTTTTGAAGGTAAGCTGCAAAAGCACGAGATTTTTCTTCGATTTCACCATAAGTTAATGAGCAACCCATATTTACATATGCAGGGTTACTACTAAAATTTTGAACTGTTTGATCGAATATATCGTTCAAAGAACGAAATGAACCAAAATCAATTTCTGCGGGAACATTTTCCGGGTATCTATTTAACCAAACCTTTTCCACCTTACCACTCCTTTTTATTTAACTTTTTAATTTAACAAAACAACTAATTTTTATTAATCCATTTATAACCATTAGCCGCTATTGATGAAATTATTATTGTGAATCGATCTTAATTGATTAACACTCAATTAACAAATGAAATATCTATAATACACGTTTATTTAAATCTTCATTATTTAGAATTAGGTAATATAAACTCTATCTTTATCGATTAAATAAACTATTATTTTAATTTATCAACAAATTTAATGATTGCATTTGCAGTTTCAACAGAATTATCCATATGAACATGATGCCCACCTGCAAGAGTCAAAATATCAAAATGTTCTTTATTGAATATACTTAATTTTAATTTTTCAGTAATTAAAGGATAACCTTTATCACCAACGATAATAAGGCACCTCGTTGATATAGAAGATAAAACATTTAAAATCTGTAACTCACTGAGCCGGACTAAAGAACGCGCCTTTAATTTAGGATCTGATCGCCAGATTATATCCTTTTCCCTAATAATTAAATTTCTTCTACATATAAATACAGCATTTTGCTCCGTCAAATCAGAAACAAAACAACGTGCTTTAACGACCTTTTCCAATGTCAAAGTATTAGTGTCACAACTACCACTTTGGTTGTAATTATAGCGACTTTCTATCCCTTTACGCAATTGGCTTACTGTTTGTTCAGCTTCTGCTGAAATTGCGCCCAACCCTTCAATTAATATTAAACGATTAACAAGCTCTGGAAATGTCGCTGCAAAAATAGAACTGATCATTGCGCCCATTGAGTGCCCGACTATACTGACTGGTCCCCAATGCTGTGTTTTAATTATTTGATAAAGGTCTTCTACCCATTCAATAAAATTGTAATGGCCTACCTTATGATCAGAATAACCATGACCGGGTAAGTCTATAGCAATGAATTGATATGGTAATGAACCATCATCTAAATTACGTTTTAATTCTTCAACAAGAGGGATAAAGCTTGCAGCATTATCTAACCACCCATGAACAGCCAGTAAAATAGGTTTA is part of the Moritella viscosa genome and encodes:
- the minE gene encoding cell division topological specificity factor, producing the protein MSLLDYFRTSKPDVSSANLAKDRLQIIVAHERNLRDNTPDYLPQLKLDILEVIKKYVAVTSDQVHVQLDQRDNNLSVLELNVTLSEDH
- the rnd gene encoding ribonuclease D, which codes for MIAQCAEVEILAIDTEFIRQRTYYPILGLFQLYNGTETYLVDPLAIDDLSALWQLLDRQPVVLHACSEDLDVFMTVANKFPDFFHDTQIAAAFCGLGSSLGFGGLVSEFQNITLDKGESRSNWLARPLTTKQLSYAAADVYHLLPCWHELKSKLDELGYYDFYLQELDNLRRRKMVNKNPKTVYKQFKNASFLSPRELATLQALAEWREDNAVNRDMAVNFVVKEAHLLEVAKQQPKSLRDLNQLGLLPIEIKRHGKQIIDLVKQAQSLSDEALPEPLTRISDYPGYKKIVLGIRNKIAVVAEKTNIPAELIGSKKIINELLNWVWKLTEAERAVGSKPILLSNWRAELIGNSLFEGLMANK
- the fadD gene encoding acyl-CoA synthetase → MEKVWLNRYPENVPAEIDFGSFRSLNDIFDQTVQNFSSNPAYVNMGCSLTYGEIEEKSRAFAAYLQNELKLNKGDRVALMMPNLLQYPIALFGVLRAGLVIVNVNPLYTPRELKHQLNDSGAKAIVIISNFASVLEKVIKDTPVEHVILTQLGDLFSPVKAVITNLVVKYVKKMVPKFSLPNAISFNRVLNKGRSMNFAKVETGFDDIAFLQYTGGTTGVSKGAVLTHKNMLANVLQAEGAYGSIIDRGTETVITALPLYHVFALTVNGLLFFLSGGKNILITNPRDLPALIKEIDEHKPTAITGVNTLFNALVNDDTFAKINFSGLKLSVGGGMAVQRSVAEKWKKITGNHLLEGYGLTECSPLVTVNPYDLHEYNGSIGLPVSSTDVRIIDEDGGVLTKPGAVGEMQVRGPQVMQGYWQRPQDTAEVMTADGWLNTGDIARMDEDGFFYIVDRKKDMILVSGFNVFPNEIEDVLTLNDNILEAAAIGVPHESSGETVKIFVVKKGEISKEEIIAHCREHLTAYKIPRIIEFRDELPKSNVGKILRRELRD
- a CDS encoding putative hydrolase, alpha/beta fold, which translates into the protein MNSFSIEVNGKTIAGLRYGNKSKPILLAVHGWLDNAASFIPLVEELKRNLDDGSLPYQFIAIDLPGHGYSDHKVGHYNFIEWVEDLYQIIKTQHWGPVSIVGHSMGAMISSIFAATFPELVNRLILIEGLGAISAEAEQTVSQLRKGIESRYNYNQSGSCDTNTLTLEKVVKARCFVSDLTEQNAVFICRRNLIIREKDIIWRSDPKLKARSLVRLSELQILNVLSSISTRCLIIVGDKGYPLITEKLKLSIFNKEHFDILTLAGGHHVHMDNSVETANAIIKFVDKLK